tttccctccaaaacTTGTTGCTATTTAAATAGAGATTTACATCTTCAAAGCCGTTTATAAATTCTTTCACCACccctcctcattttacagatggataatcTAATGCACAGAGGAGATATGACTTGTCAAAAGTAAGAGTGTAAATTTGAGAACAACCAGGATTAGAATTTAGGAACAAGTGGCTCCCAAGCCCCAGTTTCTACTCTCTAAATTATGTTGCCTCCCTCTTAACTTTAAATGAGTTGTGCCCCTTGATGTTGAATTACTGAAAGATTATTTAGTAACAGTGTAACTAGTCACTAGTTGATACTTTTTTCCTTCTATTTACTAGGAGAAAAATCAAAGTCTCAACTGTTCAGTGTTGGAGCTGTCTGCTAAGATAGGCCAGTTACAAGCTAGAGAACAGGAACTCATTACGATGCTGAAGCTAAAGGTAACATCTGTTATCTTCTCACTGCATGCCCAAAGTATCTGAACAAAACTCCAATACCGTTATCAAATGTGGTGTGATCAGATTGCTGGATGGTTGACTTGATTGAAAGTGGGATAAATCTTAAGCAAACCAGAAATCCATGTATTCGGAAAGCATAGTGGACTTCTGTAAACACCATTTCTGATAGCTCAGAATTCAGAGCAAGTCTTCTCCAAATCAGCATGAGACTGTTAATAGAGTGGGAGGCTTTCACTATTGCATCTGCATCTACCAGATAAAATGAGAAGTCCTAGAAAAgatgataaaagaaaaaaatattgaagtatgctttattttcatatttttgtaGGACAAAGATATACTTGAAGCAACCAATCACATTACTGAATTTACATCTAAATTTAAAAAGTTGGAAAGTGCATTGCGTACAGCTAAGATGGCGGAATCCAGTATCAATAAAGAAAAGCAGGATTTCAAATTGAGACTGAAACAACTAACATTTGAAATGAATAAATTAAAAGGTAAGTAATATAACTGACACCTACTCCACTGTAAATCTGAGTGTATGCTTTTCACTCAAGAACACATCTTATTTTAAAGATGACCTCAATGAAAAGACGAAAGAAAATAATGAGCAGCGGGAAGAAATCATGCGCCTCAAACAAGAAAACAACTACTTGAAGAATGAGCTCCTACTTAATGGTGAGTGAAGGGCTTTAGTGCCCAACTCTCGATGGGTCAGAGGTTTTCAGATTGTGGTCTGTGCAACACTTGCTGGTGGTCTAGAGAGCTATCTCATCATAGCCTTCCCTTTATTGTCACCTGTTAAATTCTGTTAAAAGAAACTAAAAGTATATTTGTAGTATTGCTTTTCTACTAAAGCTATTTATGTAGTTGCCACAGGGATCTTATGTGAGCATGAATGGGAGGGAAGGTGGTTCAGGGGGACAGTCTCTGTGTTAGTGTTTGAGACCCTCTGATCTAATGTGTTAGTAACATAGGTAAACACGAGTGACATTTTTCCCCTTCTCAAACAACTGCATAGAAAATggtgaaacaattaaaaaaaaaaaaaaaaaacttcttaaACCTAGAGCTAATAAAAAGACAAGTGTCAGAACATGGCTGGCGCTGAACTTGTGAGGTGCTCAGTGCCTTCAGCTTCTCCGATTAGCAGCAAGCAAATATTGGAAAGGAGGGAGAGTGTTCATTTGGCTGCTATTCTCCCTTAAGGGATTTTAAACCAAGAGAGTTCATTAACATGAAGACCTGAATAGCAAAAAGGAGTGATTGTATGTCTTGGCATGTGCACTTTGCTTTTGAGTATAAATAGTGCTGTTACTGTACTGCAGCAAAATAGTACTAAGAGAATGGGAAATTGCTGCTCTTTCAGACTTCAGAATGTACAATGGAGGTTGAAAAGACTAAATAAGATTCTGTCCCCTGCTGCGGGGAGCTTTAAGCCTCTGACCTCCCCCATCTAATCTGCGCCAAGCATTGACCCCTCATGTGTTTAAAACCATACTAGCAGCTGtttcccccacacagacagtttTTCATAATGGAAtcttaaaatataaaaacaaaaaagccagTGAGTGATGATGAtatgaaatgtattttttaaatattgctagAAATTTTAGCGAAGTTGGATTTCTGTTCAGGTGAAAAACCATACCtgaatgttttgttttagttGGCCCATGAGGAGTGTCTGTCTTTTTCATGAAAAAGCATTGTGTTGATCTTCAGACTTTTAGGTTAATATTACTTTTTATGACAGTTTCTCGTGTGTATTTGAGATTTCTCTTGGCTGTACTTAGTTTTTCACTTTGATTTCTATGGGGAAAATTGTTTtaatcaactttttaaaaacagttgaGAAAGCAAATAGACAGGATCAACTTCTTCAATCTGCTAAATCTAAACAAGTCCGGACCAACACAGAACTGTCCAATTTGCGGCAGGTATGATCCTCATTGCATTTATTTTCTGTGTTTATGAAGGTAGCTTTCAGTAATAACATTTGTCTATAGAGAACTATATAGAAATAGAATTAACAGTTCAATTAAGTAATACAATTTTGTTCACTATTGCTAAATCATGAACTCACTGTAGATCTTGAGCTGCTTATGACTAGGAACCTATGGTATAAAtccctatttattttatttttacatgctgATTATAGTAACTAAAGGTTAAAGCACTGATTTATGTCAAAATGTTTGGTGCTGTGACAAATAAGGTCCGTATCCCACACagacttaagcatatgctcaGCTTCACCCACTGGGAGGAGTCGCACCTGCCCAGTGTAAAGTTAGGCCCTaattctgcaaaaaaaaaccctcatgcatgtgcttaagtctagGGGGAAAAATGaccacaaattaaaataaactaCTTTACCAAATATGTATTGCTTTGatatttaataaaatacattttcagaaTAATTTGACATTATCTGGGgaattaaatttttttaaaattgtgggcCTTGttttctgaggtgctgagcactcacagttcCTATTACagcaaatgggagctgtgagtgtTCCACACCTTGGAAAATTGAATCCCTTAGGACTGAAGTGAAGGGGTACTGTGTTGCTAGATGTGCTGTCCTTTTTCAGAAGAGTTGTCCTGATGACTTGTGATAATTTTAAAGATTCCATGGCACTTTTTGTAAGTGAGCAGTGTTTTTAATTTCTGTGTGTTGACCATAATTCAACActggtaacttttttttattcGGTCTGTACGATTTCCACGTAGTATTAATTGAATATCGTGTTCTGTACTTCTTGCCGTACAATGTTTTGTGGTATTGTCATATTTTGCTAACAGTTACCCCgccccttaaaaaaaaatatatggctGCATTTTTAATAGGGTTTAAAGTAATGCCTAGGTAGAGCCATATCTTACATTCCCATTTACCCCAAACTCCCATTGGAAATGCAGGATCAGACATGTTTTTTGTTTGAATATCAGTGTTGGTTTGTAAAATGCCCTGGAGATCTTTTGAGATGTAAAGCCGTATATTAACGTAAGATGGCATAATATTCCTTCTTCCACATTTCACTAACTGTTTTATCACTGTCTGGAAGTAGATCTATGTAAAACAGCAGCATGATCTGCAATTTCTTCATTTCAACTTGGAGAGTTCTCAAGAATTATGGCAGAAACACAAGGGGGAGGCACACAAAACAAAGTAAGCTTGGTGATGTGGCTTTCATAATTATTTAAGGAGAGAATCAATCATGTATGACGCATGAAGTATTATACATTATTTTTTAGAATACTAGAACACTTTTATAAGTTAAAATATGACACCTCTGGCCTGTGTTCAAGAGACATAGTATGTTAGTCAGACTAGAGCATCAGCTCTGAGTCTGACAACTACTACTGTGTAAgaatttttataaaatcaaatTACATAAACTATTAgagtaaaccagtggttctcaaacttttgtattggtgacccctttcacaaagcaagagtgtgattttccccccaccccttataaattaaaaacacgttttaatatatttaacagcattataaatgctggaggcaaagcagagtttggggtggaggttgacagctcatgactccccatgtaatcacctcgtgaccccctgaggggtcccgacccccagtttgagaactgctggagtAAACGTAACAAATCTAGTCATAAAGGTTTCCAGTAAAATAAGCCATAATATAGTGAATAATAGTCATTTTTACCATCTCTTTATGTCTGCTTAATCATTCTACCTTGTAAcatttatttaatgtatttgaTCTCTACTAGTGTTTCAGATTAAGTGCCTGTCAGGCTTCTGGGGCTTccttgttgggtgtgtgtgtgtttaatttttttattagtcAAGATTAAGTTAGTGTGTCTTCAAAAAGGTAGCTGGGAGCATTTTAGAAGAGTATTCTTCTAGTGGATGTACCTTACACTATTAGCCATGTACTTGTTAGCTGCATGCTTTTCCTCAAACAGTGTAGAATTCAAACTTCCTTTTTTTGGACACTAAATTACTTATATTCTTAATGGTTGTTTGTACATTCATTTTATGTACAGTATAAAGCTTATTTTCTCTcacctttaatattttttgtttatgttgaatgtcagcagtggttctcaacctgtgctCCGCAGACCCATGGGGGTCTGCAGATTGtctgatttccaaaggggtctgtacctccatttgaaatttttttcagGGGTCCACAGATGAAAAAAATGTGGATAACCACTGTCCTAGATGAAACTTTCCTTGTTTTCCAGGATGAAGTCAATCCTGAGAGACTGATACGTTGGTGTCCATTTCTCTCTTTTGTGAAACTGCTAAAGAGAGGTCTGGAGATATGGAGCAGCATAAAACTGGCCAATTATAgtatctaattttttaaaaattcaaatgggTTTTGTTTTCAGTCTGGAAAAACAGAGCACAATTTATAGTTTCAAGTTGAATTTCTACAGTGTATAATATGGGTAAAATATAAAAAGACTCTCtgttcctgatcctgcaatgtacAATGCATGGATTGACAGCCCTGCCAATGGGGTTCTGTGTTAGCACAGATCTTTGCCTATGTATCGCACATCTAGCACAGGATGAAGCCACAATTATACAGTGTGGTTTATACCAAATACAATTCACATATTAAATGCAGTATTTATAACTAGAGTTCTTTATCATGCCATTGTAGCATAGGTTTGGTATTATCAGACCTTGAAAGTAGCAACGAAAAAGACACAGTTAGCAGTGAAGGCACTCAGAAGATACCTAAGGAATATGGGACTACACAAACTCAGAAATGCAgtctaaaaaaaatctgtaatatGTGTGAAGCAGAGAATAGCCAGCTAACTAATGTGTCAGACATGGAGGAAAGTACCTTGGCTCACTTAAATCGGCTTCAGAAAATCTTTAAAGACTTATCAcatggacaaaagactttgtttaTGGAAGATGAAACGCAGAATGCTTCGGTAAGCACAGATGAACTAGACATCGGAACTGTATCTGATAGAAACAGTATGAGGTCTGTGGAAGGCAGGGAAACATCTCAAACTTCACAAGATGTATTTCTAAGCAGAGACCAGAAAAACTTTGGAGCATCTTTACCTATACACGAGCATTGGCTCAACTTCAGTCCTCATTTAGATTTGTTGAATTGCTGCTGTTCTGGGTCAAAGCAGTCTGACAGAACTGATGTTGAATGTAATGATCAGACAGAGACAGTGGGAATTTTATGTGACCGAAAAAGCAGAGTGTCTCCTGGTACACTTCCCATAAACGAATCTGGCTTCTGTACTCTTAACTCCATCATAGATAAAGCTGCATGTTATAAGCCAGTAACAGATCTGGAATGGATGCAGATTTTCAGACCAATAGAAGGAGATGGAAATGTGTGGTGCAGAGCAGTTTGCAACTGTCCCAAGACTGCACATGGAATAAAAAGTACCAGCTTAAAAAGGTTATGTATTTGTTACATTTGAAAACCCAAATATATAGATACAGCTATAATTATGTAGAAATCTGGACTACCTCTTGACAACTTTATTTAACCTATACAAGATTTAAAATCCATATTAGGTTTTAAAGGAAGACTAGCAACTTGAAACTAAGTAAATTTAAAATTACGTAGTTTCAAGtatcacatttttctgttattatttttttttccccctccggTTGTGTGAAAGACCCAGACAAACAAGGGAAGCTCTGAAATTGACTACACaatgtgctgtcaaatgcacaacaTATCAAATTTAGGGGGAAGAGTGGatttctttaatttttgtttttaaaaaaaaacaacaaaaacgtTTGGTTATAGTGTTACCAGTATCActagtagattaaaaaaaaaaaatcttcacacaGAAGAGGGATTCTTTTTAAGATATCAAATCTAGTCACTGTGTGAAgtttttattgccctttttgaTTTCAGTTGGCAACTCAATAAGTGTCTGGAAAAGGATGTAAAATCCATGCCTTTTTTTACATATGCTGCTTCAAATTAGTTgaggaaagaaaatgaaataacTTGTAAGTTTAATAATAAACCAAACCCATAGCTTAATATGGTGTTGATCCCACAATAATCTTAGTTATCTGACACATTTATTGATCTTGAGATCCCCCGTGTCATATTAGAAAAAATTGAGATGTAGTCAGAGGCGAGTGGGATGGAGAACGAATTTCTGCATCTTGAGAAGTTTTAAAGAAATACTGGTATATTTTGCAGGCTTTGGGAgccctctaaggcaggggtccccaacccccggtccgcggcctcttagaaaccgggccgcgaaccgacccagtggagcttccgcaggcatgcctgcgggaggtccagctgagccgcgggacaagggctccctccgcagtcgtgcctgcgggaggtccgctgctcccggggctcagctggagcttccgcaggcacgcctgcggaagctccactggagccggtggacctcctgcaggcgtgcctgcggaagctccagctgagccccgggagcagcggacctcccgcaggcacgactgcggagggagcgctcgtcccgcggctcagctggacctcccgcaggcacgcctgcggagggtccggcaaacgaaaccggtccctggacctaaaaaggttggggacccctgctctaaggaaACATTTATGTACAGAGTGTTAGGCTGACAATAGGCAAGGAAATTCAAAGCTCTCACTATTCTCGTGGATATACCATGACAGCAGTTGTTCACTGAGGAGTAGTTCCCTTCATTTTCCCTCCTCAGAttgcctaatttttttttcagttatcaACATTATTGTACAAGGACTTAATCCTTTGGATGACTTTACAAAGAATTCATCCCTATTCCCACTTAGCTCTCCACTAGACACAGAAGAGGCCCatctcttcagctggtgtaaatcagctagCACAATTGATTGCAGTAGATTTACACAGACTTACACTAGTTGAGGATCTTGCCCAGAGAATATATTCCAACATCCTATTGTATGAACTTTTATGTAGGGGCATGTCTAAGGTACTGACTCTTGTTGTTGAATTgttttaaaacaagaaagaaaatgttGTATAGGTCTATTTCACTTCAGGGACAAAAGCTTGATGAATAGGCATCCGTTTGAAATGGAATGCTGTTCTGGAGCATTCCCACATAGCTTAGAAACCAGCTTTTTTTAATTTGGTTAAAGTTACTTCGTACTGTTCCTAAATCATCTCCCCCTCTACTCCCCTTTCTTCTactgccacccacccaccccgaaAAACAAAAACCTTGCACCCTTTCCTAGGAATCACTACACTCCCATTCCAGTGAATTCCTGGTTGAGAAGTAGAGTTATGAACTTTAACTTAATCCCtttgtctcccccccaccccaaagtcaCACTTGGGAACAGAGTCAAGCTTGGTAGTGCAGGGAAGCGCAGATGTCGTTTCCTTCTGCCAGTGAAGGCCACTCTACCTAGCATGGGTTTTGCCCCGTGGGGTGCAGGTGGTGTTTCTACTGTTGCCCTCCCCTGAGGATTTTTCTTCATAGGAGCCCAACAGGTGGAAGATGTGCTGTCCTGGCCACATCAGTTTCCCAGCCAGTGCTATCCACTTTGCGAATCTGCACTAATTGCTTATTCACCCCTTGGATGAGGGGAGGTTGAAGGTACCTTTTGCCACCACGAACCTGCTCACTGTGAATTTACTGTTGCTTGGGGCCTTTGCTAGGGTTTGCGCTCTTATCCAGGGCTTGCTTCTTGTTTCTGTAGTCTCTTGATGATAGCTTAATTGGGTATTCAGTCAGCAAAGGAGGGTTCTTCCCTTGTCAGTCCATCTGACATTTTGGCATGTCATTAGTTTTTGTAATAACTGGCAAAAAAAATCTTAACTCAGCTGATGAACTACCATATTTTATCACAAGAGATTGTGAAATGTGATACTGATGGAGTAATCTCTATTTTCTATACTACAGTGACTTTATTTCTGTTGTACTAACAGTTGCTATAATTTTGTCTAATGGAAGTGAATGCGGGTTATATTTTTGAAGTTAGAGCATGAGACTGGTTGCTCACTGTACTATTGCTGGCCTGCGTTCTGTTTGGTTTAAACAAGGCCCATTTGTATCTTGAACCAAACCACTCATGCCAAATTCAAGCCTGTTCGTTTCCTTTTTCCATTCCCCACCCTGTCTACTTCAAAGCTGGATCATGGTGTGGAATGACCTCCTAAACTAAGAATGGCAGACCCTCAACTTCTCCTCATTCATAGCCCTCCTAAAGAGTTCTTTCTTCTAAAAGGCTCACAAACATTGGAGTATGTCAGTCAAATGCACTCTGTACTGCACCATTTTATAAGCGGGTAACTAAAATTAAGCAAAACTGTTCTGAGATAACGTGTTCCTTTGAGTCTTCCAAAGCATCTTGCttggattgtaaattctttgggttAGGAATTGTCTGTATTGGCCCTGTAAAGTGTGGTGCTTAATGGTGATGCTTAATGAATGTCAGGTTGCATATAAAAATGCATGCTGCTATTTGATAATTCCCTGTAGATGCAGAAATGTGTCCAAAAAGGTGCTTTTGCTTGTTAGAGAGGATTACAGGAAAACATGTGAGGGATGGTCACTtcttaatttttaacttttttaaaataagaatacACAACATTTAAAAAGCTCCATTAAAGTGAAATTGATTCATTTAGTAGCTGGAAACTACTAGTAAACCCCTGAGCCCACATGTAAACAACTGTGAATAAGCTGCAGACTACACCGGACATTCTGTGTAAGCAGACCACAGGATGCAGGTGATCTTATTTATTGTTTAGAATCATTGCAACTTGCTGGCTTTCTAGCAATTACCCCAGTTCAGTGTTTCTAACATTTATTTAGAGTGCTAGTACAGTGCATTTCCTGTGCTGTCTATGTGAATGGATTGATTTCTGGCTGGCTGaagcttttattatttttttgtaagACTTTTTAATTAGTAATTGGCTGATTAAACTACAGAGCAGTCAGAGAGGTTTGCATAGATTCCATGTGGTGTATTGTGACTACGTTTTGTCTTGAAGTATGGTAGTTTCCCCCTATCCTTGAGCAATATTCTTATCAAGGGTAGAAagtaaaattaatttttattagAGAAAGAGAATGTGTAACGTTCAGTTCCTTGATGTGCACATTGTGGGATATCCTAATGTTGAACTGAAAGTAAGTGTGCTAGAGAGGGCTTTGTGGTGCTATGGTTGAGTATCCTGATAGTAGCGGGTC
The Mauremys mutica isolate MM-2020 ecotype Southern chromosome 16, ASM2049712v1, whole genome shotgun sequence genome window above contains:
- the CCDC62 gene encoding coiled-coil domain-containing protein 62 isoform X1; the protein is MNSSLPLSASPQNPTTDLESSTIQKQRKELQLLIAELKDRDKELNDMVAVHQRQLLAWEDDRQKILTLAERCSILENELHKRNEMIRTLTQRLKVLESQQNDRRTTLENTQQKLQELSQKATDAALHCQALEEKNQSLNCSVLELSAKIGQLQAREQELITMLKLKDKDILEATNHITEFTSKFKKLESALRTAKMAESSINKEKQDFKLRLKQLTFEMNKLKDDLNEKTKENNEQREEIMRLKQENNYLKNELLLNVEKANRQDQLLQSAKSKQVRTNTELSNLRQIYVKQQHDLQFLHFNLESSQELWQKHKGEAHKTNIGLVLSDLESSNEKDTVSSEGTQKIPKEYGTTQTQKCSLKKICNMCEAENSQLTNVSDMEESTLAHLNRLQKIFKDLSHGQKTLFMEDETQNASVSTDELDIGTVSDRNSMRSVEGRETSQTSQDVFLSRDQKNFGASLPIHEHWLNFSPHLDLLNCCCSGSKQSDRTDVECNDQTETVGILCDRKSRVSPGTLPINESGFCTLNSIIDKAACYKPVTDLEWMQIFRPIEGDGNVWCRAVCNCPKTAHGIKSTSLKSEERVDLNSFYLDSPCLTSTQKRDGPQKCERFFDADLPSEISNLSVIQSANKCTSPTINYDSCSPTSKLQRLLAESRQMVADLELSTLLHVSPCCSPSSSSVNMTTELTEALCKVQLPAMEESETKLSLFSL
- the CCDC62 gene encoding coiled-coil domain-containing protein 62 isoform X2; amino-acid sequence: MVAVHQRQLLAWEDDRQKILTLAERCSILENELHKRNEMIRTLTQRLKVLESQQNDRRTTLENTQQKLQELSQKATDAALHCQALEEKNQSLNCSVLELSAKIGQLQAREQELITMLKLKDKDILEATNHITEFTSKFKKLESALRTAKMAESSINKEKQDFKLRLKQLTFEMNKLKDDLNEKTKENNEQREEIMRLKQENNYLKNELLLNVEKANRQDQLLQSAKSKQVRTNTELSNLRQIYVKQQHDLQFLHFNLESSQELWQKHKGEAHKTNIGLVLSDLESSNEKDTVSSEGTQKIPKEYGTTQTQKCSLKKICNMCEAENSQLTNVSDMEESTLAHLNRLQKIFKDLSHGQKTLFMEDETQNASVSTDELDIGTVSDRNSMRSVEGRETSQTSQDVFLSRDQKNFGASLPIHEHWLNFSPHLDLLNCCCSGSKQSDRTDVECNDQTETVGILCDRKSRVSPGTLPINESGFCTLNSIIDKAACYKPVTDLEWMQIFRPIEGDGNVWCRAVCNCPKTAHGIKSTSLKSEERVDLNSFYLDSPCLTSTQKRDGPQKCERFFDADLPSEISNLSVIQSANKCTSPTINYDSCSPTSKLQRLLAESRQMVADLELSTLLHVSPCCSPSSSSVNMTTELTEALCKVQLPAMEESETKLSLFSL
- the CCDC62 gene encoding coiled-coil domain-containing protein 62 isoform X3, which produces MSDELHKRNEMIRTLTQRLKVLESQQNDRRTTLENTQQKLQELSQKATDAALHCQALEEKNQSLNCSVLELSAKIGQLQAREQELITMLKLKDKDILEATNHITEFTSKFKKLESALRTAKMAESSINKEKQDFKLRLKQLTFEMNKLKDDLNEKTKENNEQREEIMRLKQENNYLKNELLLNVEKANRQDQLLQSAKSKQVRTNTELSNLRQIYVKQQHDLQFLHFNLESSQELWQKHKGEAHKTNIGLVLSDLESSNEKDTVSSEGTQKIPKEYGTTQTQKCSLKKICNMCEAENSQLTNVSDMEESTLAHLNRLQKIFKDLSHGQKTLFMEDETQNASVSTDELDIGTVSDRNSMRSVEGRETSQTSQDVFLSRDQKNFGASLPIHEHWLNFSPHLDLLNCCCSGSKQSDRTDVECNDQTETVGILCDRKSRVSPGTLPINESGFCTLNSIIDKAACYKPVTDLEWMQIFRPIEGDGNVWCRAVCNCPKTAHGIKSTSLKSEERVDLNSFYLDSPCLTSTQKRDGPQKCERFFDADLPSEISNLSVIQSANKCTSPTINYDSCSPTSKLQRLLAESRQMVADLELSTLLHVSPCCSPSSSSVNMTTELTEALCKVQLPAMEESETKLSLFSL